Part of the Macrobrachium nipponense isolate FS-2020 chromosome 19, ASM1510439v2, whole genome shotgun sequence genome, CCCAcagtttgaaagaaaaaaaaaacataagaaaatataaaatcagtGCTATGAGACTTCCTAAAGTTTTCCATGCAGAATAAGTTACATCAACATTATTTCTTTAGTTTGTAAAAGCAGTTAAAAAAGTAGATGGATACTTGAAGTTTAATATAGCTTTCTGgtcattaaacaaaataatacaaGTTAATCTTCTTTTTTGTAAGTAATGAGATAGATACATCTTTTGAGATTTAAATAGGAAGGAAATCAGGAAGGCATGTATTCTTATTAATACCAAATAAGGAAGACTGCAGACTTAATatgttcaaaataaaagaaatattaaatcccCCTCTTTTTCTTTTGGGAAAATCAGCTTAAGGAACGAAACGCAGATCTCTGAGACTTCATAAAAGAAAGGAGACTtagtttgcaattttttttttttgagggggaggggggacatTCTGGGTCAAGCTTTGTGAGAGAACAATGGCCTTGAGTCTTTGGTATGGGGggaggatgggggtgggggtgggagtgtCCTTCAGGCTTGGGCAGGGGGGCGGAGCCTTCCTTTTTCCCttgaagagtatatatacaaaggtgtCGGGGCAGCAGTCATCAACAGCATTCTATCCCAGGCCATCATGAAGATCACTGTAAGTGGCTTTTGTCCTTATTCGTTTGAGTAAATTGAATGTAGCAGATTCGATCGCGACAGTGGATTTATTTTACAGTTTAAAACTGTAGTGACTGTCTTATATCATCTAGACTGGATTGTAAACTTACATTTTGCGTCTTATATTATTTCGAATAGATTTGACTACAACTTAATCTCCGTGGCGTTAATGGTTCGAATATATTCTATTTTTGATTACAACTTAATACTCGTGATTTTAATGGTTCGAATATATTCCATTTAAACGTTGAATTAGtagcttctttttctttcatctagACTCGAATGCAGCTTCatctagtgataatattatttcaTCTACGCTCGAATGCAGCTgacttttcatttataattaaacTCACTACAAGTGAGATTTGAATTACATTTGATTCAGAGGAGAATATGATGTAGATTTAGTATTTGTCTTGATAAAATGACTATTTGTATTGCAAAAATTTTATTACATGGATGACGAtggaaatatacttaatttttttacgaatatatttttctagaaaacttcccattatatatatatgtgtgtgtgtgtgtggcgtatgtgtgtgtaatatatgtgtgtatgtataaatatgtgtacatatgtatctgtgtgtgcgagtgtgctgcaacccctttctatAACACATCTATAATTTACTATTCATTGAACCTGTAAATATCAGTGTTCACGTTGCATTTGTTACATCACGTGAATTGCAAAATtgccctaaaaaagaaaaaaaagaaagcggtaaaacaaaagtaatcattatcaagagagagagagagagagagagagagagagagagagagaggagagagaggaacaacctTCCCGGGGAGCAGGTCACGAATCATATGATCCACACTTTTGTTTATACACGCTGCCCCTTTCTGGTTTCTcgtcttcgttttcttcttcttcctcctcttctcctccctgGGTGACCATTGCATTtcactttcaaaaaaaaagaCGAGTTTTTGTCAAGCCCTTTCCTCGATCTGTTGCGCCCAGCCCCCAGATCCCCCGGCCCCCCAAAAATAGATGCTATCATACTGCAAAGGGAAGGGTCGCAATATCTGTCGTAAACTTCTTATCAGTCAGAGATCTTACGACGTCTTTAGATAAGAGTTGTAGGGAAAGCAAAATGTACAACGTCCTGGCCGCTACATGAAGTCGTGACTTGCTTTGAccttattgttgctgttgtggttgtttattcctgttttattccttttgttgttgtaaaagttgttgtttttgatggttgtggtggtggtgatggcaATGATGTTGTGGTATATGTTGCTTGTAAGATAAAAAGCGTCTGATATGCCCAGTGTAAGTTTTACGACCTGCTTTACTGAAGTTctcgctgaaaaaaaaactaacctaatCTACCAAACTGGGTCTTTCCCTAACGGGAAGGCTTCAGAACTCACCCTTGGCAgcactccctccctctctccctccctccctcccttcctaccAAATCCAACTCACGGAGTCATACATAAAAGGTCTACTACCAGGGAAACTTCCCAACCTAACCTAGACCACTGGATCTTGATTAACAAAGGAGCGATGCGCAGACTAACCTGATATGGCCTAAGAAAGCAAATCAGTTGGATATACTAGAGCTAGGCCTATGGGCCTTACTTGAATCCAAAGCAGTAGTTCGGGATGTGGTGTCTAAACTAATTGACTATATACAAAACGCTAGGCCTATTATCTTTACCTGAGCCTTACCTTAAAGCGAATCACAAGGGCGGGATGTGGTGTTTAAGCTAATTGATTATATAATACTCAAACCGCTAGGTCTATAAGTCTTACCTTAAATTAATCAGAAGTTCGGGATGTGGTGTCTCAGCTAATCATTTATATGTACTCAAAACGCTAGGCCTATAAGCCTTACCCTAATCCGAATCTAACGCACAGGAAGTGCAGGTAGCAACGCTTCTGCGGTGATAATTTACGAAAAGCAGTAATCTCCATCGGTCAGTGAAAGCAATCTTTATTTTCACTATCATTTTCGTTACGAATTGTTTATGTTTTATGCAATCAACAGGACGTGATTTTATACTAAATATTAACGATGGAACGAAGGCTGGGGGATCTACTTCTTTCCAGCAAAagttaaaacactttccagttacTGAAGGAAACTCAGGATGACTCGATCACACGCTTGAACGGCAGCTTTCATGACTGGAAACTGAAGTCAAATGCACCtggaaaatgcttaaaaaaaagaaagaagaaaaaaaagagagacttaCTTTGTAGAAAAAGTATGATTGGTCTAACTGAAAACCAAATGACCAATCAGGGTTCAACGTTATTTCCAAGAAGAACAAATTGACATTATTACCTATTTGAAAAggtacccacaatgcaacgcggAAAAAAAAGCCTGTCTGGAGCGCTTAGGCAGTTCCCATGtcacagaaatttaagaaaaagttTAGTAACAATAAATTATCTAGCCCTTGTTGTAATATATCTTTTATCATAgggaacacacgcacacacacacacacacacacacacacacacacacacacacacacacacacacatatatatatatatatatatatatatatatatatatatatatatatatatatatatatatatatatgcaaactcgACTCTTCCCACATATAACTAAAATGGCTTTAATTTGCCTcgagaaaactttaaaaaaaaaatagtaataattaattattttcctcAGATTACGTAACAAACCTTTAATCAAACATACCTTACCTAAAACCTTTTTACCATAGCTTATTCAACATTAACTTCCCGAAAGCTCTGGCAAAATAATGACCAATTATTTACCCAAgattatataacaaaaatatcattaaatataCCTTACCTAAAACCTCTTTACTCTCAGATAACTCTAAATTAGCAGCCTTATGTCTTTTCCTTCAGCTCTTCGTCCTCCTCACTTTGGGCACCGTGGCCTTGGCCCGCCCGGATTCGATCTTCGACTTCGACCTGGACGACATCCACCAGGATCAGGACATCGATGACAATCGCGTGATCACTGGATCCTACAGGTGagtttgctatagtagattcacaccaaccgtgcatcttctgatgtctaggccagtcccttacgacgctcctgattggctgttgttgataagccaatcgcaaggCTAGAAactcactctctcgagagagttcacataggcaggatgtaatatgttccacctctcctgagggatacttgtgAAAGctgtatccctcagaagaggtggaacatatgtgaactctctcgagagactgagagttcccagccctgtgattgacttatctacagccaatcaggagtgtcgtaagggactggtctagacatcaaatgcacgggtgttgtgaatctaccatagctatTACACAATTACCCACTACCGCGTCTCTTCACCTACTTATGCTCACCTCATCAGTCTGGCCTTTGTTTTGAGATATCTCTGTTTTGGatagcccccaccccccctttttttttgtacaagAAGTGCATTAAACAAAAGAGTCTCGACCATTACTCTTTGTATTTCCGTTTATCTGGTGAATCAACGAGAAATTGAATCGTTtaagttaaattaattttatgaagCTTTATGCTAAAAATTCTTGTGATTTAGAATTAACGCTAAACAGCCCGATTTAAGTCAGGTAATGGTATGATTTGCAGTGCTCAATAGTGCTTCCattgtaactttctctctccctctcaagtaGATAAATGAATTACTTAGGTACCACTATCTAGCTATAGATCGTTCAAGAACCCTTAGATTACCTTCATTCTATGACAATTATGAATAAAACCgtaggttccccccccccccctctctctctctctctgtctcagtctctctctaaaACAATTTTCAGTGAAACTGTTGgttcctcattttctctctctctctctttctttctctctttctatctctctccctctctaataattttcaatgaaactgtttgttcctctctctctctttctcacttccACCATTTTTCTCTCGCttccaccttttctctctctcgcttctaccaattctctctctcccctctctctctctcgcgctctctctctctctctctctctctctcctctctctctctctctctttcaagcaaTTTTCAGTGAAACTGTTGGTtcctcattctcttctctctatctctctaacaATTATGACTGAAGCCGttggctcgtctctctctctctctctctctatctctctctctctctaaaccagcCTTTTTAGACGCAACCTAAACAACTTACCTATTTCACATTCCATCCTCTCCCCCAGCTGGATCGCTCCCGACGGGGTGAAATACTTCGTCAGGTACGTAGCAGACGACGACGGCTACAGAGTCCTGGAGTCCAACGCCGTTCCAGCCACCGTCCTGGGCATCAGAGCCAACGGGCAGCAGGGATCCTTCCTGTCCTCCGAGGAATTCGACGATTAGGACTCCGTCCTACAACAAGAAAGAGGAGAGGGCAGGATATGTCAAGGATTTAATGTCAAATGAGACGTGGACGGAATGtatgaagtaaacaaaaaaactagtCCTTTTCTTACgtcatgtttctttttctcttagttTTGTCTACTTTCTTTACTTTAAGTAATAAAGTCCTTCTTTTCTAAGTCTTCTCGATGTATAGgatatatacgaaaatgtattaAACGCTCACCAGATTACTTCAGATCTTTGTTAACTTATTGTGTACAAACTTAATAAATATCGCAGAAAAACATCAGTTGTCTAATTTTACCCAAATCAAAATCACTTCCTCATAAGTGTTTACATTAATAAAATGTtgtttaaattatgtatatatatatatatatatatatatatatatatatatatatatatatatataatttataaacaaattcTCCTGTGTACAAACTTGATAAATAGCGCAGAAAAATCAGTTGTCTAATTTTACCCAAATGAAAATCACTTCCTTATAAGTGTTAcattataaaatgttatatatatatgtatatatatatatatatatatatatatatatatatatatatatatatatatatatatgtatatataagttataatcaAAGTCCCCTTTTTCATGGTAGCATTAAGGAAGTGTGaaatgttgataataatatttcggGGCACATTTTCGATTCGCTCTTGTATTCCCCTCACGAAACAGAGACACATTTACGAATTAACACTAGAATTGGATGAATAGCTTATTTTAGCAACAGCTTAACCAGTACTATGGTCTCATCTCAaagttttatgttcatttatcaaCTTTTGCCCAGCAAAGCATGATATCGTCCCATTTGGATCTGAAAGAATATTTACCAAAATGTAAATACACTGAAAACCTAAAGGCACTGATAAAAGGAGTATTCACCTTCACCTGTAATCAGCAGGTGAGCTGACCCACTTCCGTGAGTGATTCTTGTCCTGTCTTCTCACCTTTTCAGTGGCTGTTGGTCGTCCTTGGGAGCGGAAGTTGTCCAGGAAGGGGTTACGGGACATGATTTGTTATCATGCCtatgatttgatattttttttctttttaacttagcTAAACTGGAAATTCGTGTTGTACGTCATGATTCATAAATATGATCGTAGAGCCCTTAATATTGGTTTGGTCTTGAAATGAATAAGTGGCCTGGTTTGACCCAATGGACTACTCCAGCTAATCGAGActtattttcacttgtttttggCTACGTCTTGCTTGCAGTTGGATTGGACAATTCTTGAAACGTAAAATAAAATTCTCACTTATTCTGGTGTCACGGATGGGTTCACTTTTCGACCCTTTACCGAATcctgttccttctctctctctctctctctctctctctctctctctctctctctctctctctcgtaaaggtGCTAAGAAACTATAATCCCCATCAATAcacataaattcataaatttgaaTTATTGTAAGTATCCTTTTCATTCTATCAGTCAtgtaaataagagaaagaaatcaCA contains:
- the LOC135214041 gene encoding cuticle protein 16.8-like is translated as MKITLFVLLTLGTVALARPDSIFDFDLDDIHQDQDIDDNRVITGSYSWIAPDGVKYFVRYVADDDGYRVLESNAVPATVLGIRANGQQGSFLSSEEFDD